Proteins co-encoded in one Streptomyces sp. SLBN-31 genomic window:
- a CDS encoding oleate hydratase, with product MAKAYLVGGGIAALAAAAFLIRDGGFEGADIHLFEEQRRLGGSLDAGGSPDAGYSMRGGRMFEAEFRCTYDLLSGIPTLDDPSVSVTQEILSGHEEFAWDDVARLVDGEGLIVDTSTMGFSERDRLELVRCLATAESHLDGKRITDCFGEHFFTTNFWFMWCTTFAFQPWHSAIEFRRYLRRFIHLFPEFSSMSGIHRTRYNQYDSIVRPLAAWLRERGVVVHAGARVTDLAFTPGRHSGTVETLYVTEGGVDQKIAVTPEDLVFVTNGSMTDASSLGTHTSAPPPAPGRSGSWLLWHRLARGREEFGNPAAFDKHVKESRWESFTVTAKDPAFLDALAEFDGRETGRGGLMTFTDSNWLLTVVANRQPVYPDQPEGVSVWWGYGLFPGRAGNQTLKPMTMCSGREILEEVLHHLRIDGELAERVLATSTVVPCVMPYITSQFLVRRREDRPHVVPEGSVNLAFIGQFAEVPDDVVFTVEYSVRTAWTAVSRLLRLDRQPPGVYKGHHDPHVLAAALETMHRR from the coding sequence ATGGCGAAGGCATACCTGGTGGGCGGTGGGATCGCGGCGCTGGCCGCGGCCGCCTTCCTGATCCGCGACGGCGGGTTCGAGGGGGCGGACATCCACCTCTTCGAGGAACAGCGGCGGCTCGGCGGCAGCCTCGACGCCGGCGGCTCGCCGGACGCCGGCTACAGCATGCGCGGCGGGCGGATGTTCGAGGCGGAGTTCCGCTGCACCTACGACCTGCTGTCCGGCATCCCCACCCTCGACGACCCGTCGGTGTCGGTGACGCAGGAGATCCTTTCCGGGCACGAGGAGTTCGCCTGGGACGACGTCGCGCGGCTGGTCGACGGCGAGGGCCTGATCGTCGACACGTCCACGATGGGCTTCTCCGAGCGCGACCGGCTGGAGCTGGTGCGCTGCCTGGCGACCGCCGAGAGCCATCTGGACGGCAAGCGGATCACGGACTGCTTCGGCGAGCACTTCTTCACCACCAACTTCTGGTTCATGTGGTGCACCACGTTCGCCTTCCAGCCCTGGCACAGCGCCATCGAGTTCCGCCGCTACCTGCGCCGCTTCATCCACCTCTTCCCCGAGTTCTCGTCCATGTCGGGGATCCACCGCACCCGTTACAACCAGTACGACTCGATCGTGCGGCCGCTTGCGGCCTGGTTGCGCGAGCGCGGTGTCGTCGTGCACGCCGGCGCCCGGGTCACCGACCTGGCGTTCACGCCCGGGCGGCACAGCGGGACAGTCGAGACGCTCTACGTCACCGAGGGCGGCGTCGACCAGAAGATCGCCGTGACGCCCGAGGACCTCGTGTTCGTCACCAACGGCTCCATGACCGACGCCTCCTCCCTCGGCACCCACACCTCGGCCCCGCCGCCGGCACCGGGCCGCTCGGGCTCCTGGCTGCTGTGGCACCGACTGGCCCGGGGGCGCGAGGAGTTCGGCAATCCGGCGGCCTTCGACAAGCACGTCAAGGAGTCGCGCTGGGAGTCGTTCACGGTCACCGCGAAGGATCCCGCCTTCCTCGACGCGCTCGCCGAGTTCGACGGGCGCGAGACCGGCCGGGGCGGCCTGATGACCTTCACCGACTCCAACTGGCTGCTGACCGTCGTCGCCAACCGCCAGCCCGTCTACCCCGACCAGCCCGAGGGCGTCTCGGTGTGGTGGGGCTACGGTCTCTTCCCGGGCCGCGCGGGCAACCAGACGCTCAAGCCGATGACCATGTGCTCCGGCCGGGAGATCCTGGAGGAGGTCCTGCACCACCTGCGCATCGACGGGGAGCTCGCGGAGCGTGTCCTGGCCACCTCCACGGTCGTGCCGTGCGTGATGCCGTACATCACCAGCCAGTTCCTGGTCCGGCGTCGCGAGGACCGGCCCCACGTGGTGCCGGAGGGATCGGTGAACCTCGCCTTCATCGGGCAGTTCGCCGAGGTGCCGGACGACGTCGTCTTCACCGTCGAGTACTCGGTGCGCACCGCCTGGACGGCCGTGTCCCGGCTGCTGCGCCTGGACCGGCAGCCGCCGGGAGTCTACAAGGGCCACCACGACCCGCATGTGCTGGCCGCCGCGCTGGAGACCATGCACCGCCGGTGA
- a CDS encoding globin domain-containing protein: MLSAESAAVVRATLPAVAGALDEITTRFYGAMFHDRPELLDGMFNRGNQASGAQRRALAGSIAGFATMLLDHPDVRPDTLLDRIAHKHAAVGVTDDQYTIVHKYLFGAIAEVLGDAVTPEVAAAWDEVYWLMAGALIGQEARLYQEAGVQPGRIWRRWTVVERRTETPDAVSFLLRPADGEAAPRARAGQYVSVRVRMPDGVHQLRQYSLSSAPGGDLRRITVRRVEGEGGAPDGEVSNLLHAEVREGDELTLSAPFGDVFLDDPADATTPVVLVSAGIGGTPMTGILAHLAALGSTRPVTVLHADRSPAEHALRAETRELAGRLPGARVEFWYERPGAEEPTARTGLMDLTGIELPADATVFLCGPLPFMRAVRTQLLGAGIPARHIRYEVFGPDLWLPGETD, translated from the coding sequence ATGCTGTCCGCAGAGTCCGCCGCCGTGGTCCGTGCCACGCTGCCCGCCGTGGCGGGAGCACTCGACGAGATCACGACGCGCTTCTACGGCGCGATGTTCCACGACCGCCCGGAACTGCTCGACGGGATGTTCAACCGCGGCAACCAGGCCAGCGGCGCCCAGCGCCGGGCGCTCGCCGGTTCGATCGCCGGGTTCGCCACCATGCTCCTCGACCACCCCGACGTCCGGCCCGACACCCTGCTGGACCGCATCGCCCACAAGCACGCGGCGGTCGGGGTCACCGACGACCAGTACACGATCGTGCACAAGTACCTCTTCGGCGCGATAGCCGAGGTGCTCGGCGACGCGGTCACCCCCGAGGTGGCGGCCGCCTGGGACGAGGTGTACTGGCTGATGGCCGGCGCGCTGATCGGCCAGGAGGCGCGGCTGTACCAGGAGGCGGGCGTCCAGCCGGGCCGGATCTGGCGGCGGTGGACGGTCGTCGAGCGCCGTACCGAGACGCCGGACGCGGTGTCCTTCCTGTTGCGTCCCGCCGACGGCGAGGCGGCGCCGCGGGCGCGCGCGGGCCAGTACGTCAGCGTGCGGGTGCGCATGCCCGACGGGGTGCACCAGCTGCGCCAGTACAGCCTGTCCTCGGCTCCCGGCGGCGACCTGCGGCGCATCACCGTCCGGCGGGTCGAGGGCGAGGGCGGCGCGCCGGACGGCGAGGTCTCCAACCTGCTGCACGCCGAGGTGCGGGAGGGCGACGAACTGACGCTGTCGGCACCGTTCGGCGACGTGTTCCTCGACGACCCGGCCGACGCCACCACCCCCGTCGTGCTGGTCTCGGCGGGCATCGGCGGCACCCCGATGACGGGCATCCTGGCCCACCTCGCGGCCCTCGGCTCCACCCGCCCGGTCACCGTCCTGCACGCCGACCGCTCCCCCGCCGAGCACGCGCTGCGCGCCGAGACGCGCGAGCTGGCCGGCCGACTGCCGGGCGCCCGCGTGGAGTTCTGGTACGAGCGGCCCGGCGCGGAGGAACCCACCGCCCGCACCGGTCTGATGGACCTCACCGGCATCGAACTGCCCGCCGACGCCACGGTGTTCCTGTGCGGCCCGCTGCCCTTCATGCGCGCCGTCCGCACCCAGCTGCTGGGCGCGGGCATCCCGGCCCGCCACATCCGCTACGAGGTCTTCGGCCCCGACCTGTGGCTGCCCGGCGAGACGGACTGA